In Synechococcus sp. A18-25c, a single window of DNA contains:
- a CDS encoding DUF1254 domain-containing protein, producing MSGVSRQWRRRSSALLLSALALATVGASSHGVKAQVPEGYTTPIPEELFTPDQVNTSVGTFRFFDGMPDAATVDTSFDNLKFIRAYETFLTLMPAASIEMLRAGHAEMGVDAYNKVMLMAPLTSNPLFLTGNTDTVYGSAFFNLKETGPMVIEIPAGLGPGTINDAFFRFVADTGAPGPDRGKGGNYLILGPDDAEPANTDGYFVFRSPSYSNWLILRAFLDDEGKPDKAVSNYQEGLRLYPLSRKDNPPEMIFIQGGEAIFNTVHANNFHFYEELDVVIQREPISLLDPELRGLASAIGLEKGKPFAPSAQDRAVLEEAVQVGVAYVRADMGKPRNPDVYFYEGKQWFTPFGGGSHEWLIDGGKGGRNLDARNNFFWGYTVNTPAMVLKMVGVGSQYGVVATDATGAYLDGSKTYKFTVDADVPAKDFWSMVVYDPQTRSELQTDQPLPSKNSMRNQDMVVNADGTIDLYFGPTAPEGKESNWIQTVPGKGWFAVFRLYGPLQPWFDKTWQLNDIQPLG from the coding sequence ATGTCAGGTGTTTCCCGCCAATGGCGCAGGCGTTCCTCAGCCTTGCTCCTGTCTGCATTGGCATTGGCCACTGTTGGTGCATCCAGCCATGGCGTGAAGGCGCAGGTGCCTGAGGGCTACACCACGCCGATCCCTGAAGAGCTGTTTACGCCTGACCAGGTGAACACCAGCGTGGGCACCTTCCGTTTTTTCGATGGCATGCCCGATGCTGCCACGGTTGACACTAGTTTTGACAATCTCAAGTTCATCCGTGCTTATGAAACCTTTCTCACATTGATGCCTGCTGCCAGCATTGAAATGCTTCGTGCAGGCCATGCTGAGATGGGGGTGGATGCCTACAACAAAGTGATGTTGATGGCGCCGCTTACGTCAAATCCGCTTTTTTTAACTGGCAACACTGACACGGTGTATGGCTCCGCCTTTTTCAATTTGAAGGAGACAGGGCCGATGGTGATCGAAATCCCAGCAGGTTTAGGCCCTGGCACCATCAACGATGCTTTTTTCCGTTTCGTTGCGGATACCGGTGCACCGGGTCCAGACCGGGGCAAGGGTGGCAACTATTTGATTCTGGGCCCGGATGATGCGGAGCCGGCGAATACCGATGGCTACTTTGTGTTTCGCTCTCCCAGTTACTCCAACTGGTTGATTTTGAGAGCTTTCCTTGATGATGAGGGGAAGCCTGACAAGGCTGTTTCGAACTATCAAGAGGGCCTCAGGCTCTACCCTCTCTCGCGCAAAGACAACCCTCCGGAAATGATCTTTATCCAGGGGGGAGAGGCGATTTTTAATACAGTGCATGCCAATAATTTCCATTTCTATGAAGAGCTTGATGTGGTGATTCAGAGAGAGCCGATCAGCCTGCTCGATCCTGAATTAAGGGGTTTAGCTTCCGCGATTGGTCTGGAAAAAGGAAAGCCATTTGCACCCAGTGCGCAGGATCGCGCTGTGCTGGAGGAGGCAGTGCAGGTTGGTGTTGCGTATGTGCGTGCTGATATGGGCAAGCCACGCAATCCCGATGTCTATTTTTATGAGGGGAAGCAATGGTTTACGCCATTTGGTGGTGGGAGCCATGAATGGCTGATTGATGGCGGTAAGGGTGGTCGGAATCTCGATGCTCGCAACAATTTCTTTTGGGGCTACACCGTTAATACGCCGGCCATGGTGTTGAAGATGGTGGGCGTTGGTTCTCAATACGGGGTAGTGGCCACGGATGCCACGGGTGCCTATCTCGATGGCAGCAAGACCTACAAATTCACGGTTGATGCTGACGTCCCCGCCAAGGATTTCTGGTCGATGGTGGTCTATGACCCTCAGACCCGTTCTGAGCTACAGACCGATCAGCCGCTTCCGAGTAAGAACAGCATGCGCAACCAAGACATGGTCGTGAATGCAGACGGCACCATTGATTTGTATTTCGGCCCAACAGCGCCAGAAGGCAAGGAATCGAACTGGATTCAGACTGTTCCTGGTAAGGGTTGGTTCGCTGTTTTCCGGCTTTATGGCCCTCTGCAGCCGTGGTTCGATAAGACCTGGCAGCTCAATGATATTCAGCCTCTCGGTTGA
- the cbiE gene encoding precorrin-6y C5,15-methyltransferase (decarboxylating) subunit CbiE, translating to MIDVIGTDAGAPGTLPPAAQRLVQQAQLVAAPKRVLPALQQWPGCPPNLRWMASDDPIALSDILLKLEPGQQAVVLASGDPLWFGIGRILIERLGRDNLRFHPGPSSLQLAFARLGRPWQNAEWISLHGRDPAPLARRLQQRPNALAVLTDPSRGGVADVRSILHTSGLEASYALWLCEALGHGDERVQQLAPTDAIPSDLNPLHLVVLLAEPAADPIPDQLPLFGIEDGIYLQHDDRPGLMTKREVRIQLLAELDLPPTGVLWDLGAGTGSVGLEALRLQPQLQLMAVERRSGGGRLIHANARRLGVEPAAVIEGDALSVLEQLPDPDRVLLGGGGRQRQALLQAVIARMRPGGVVVIPMATLEAVGELRPLLSEAGWSVRMHQHQSWRGMPLAEGTRLSPMNPVLVLQGRKLRHGPPESTITHR from the coding sequence ATGATCGATGTGATCGGCACCGACGCTGGCGCCCCAGGCACGCTCCCGCCTGCGGCTCAGCGTTTGGTGCAGCAGGCCCAGCTAGTGGCTGCACCGAAGCGGGTGCTGCCGGCGTTGCAGCAGTGGCCGGGATGCCCCCCCAACCTGCGCTGGATGGCTAGCGACGATCCGATTGCTCTCAGCGACATCTTGCTGAAGCTGGAGCCGGGTCAACAGGCTGTGGTGCTGGCGAGTGGTGATCCGCTCTGGTTCGGGATTGGCAGGATCCTGATCGAACGCTTGGGGCGCGACAACCTGCGCTTTCATCCAGGGCCGAGTTCACTGCAGCTGGCCTTCGCACGCCTGGGCCGGCCCTGGCAGAACGCTGAGTGGATCAGCCTGCACGGACGCGACCCAGCACCCTTGGCGCGCCGGCTGCAGCAACGCCCCAACGCCTTAGCGGTGCTCACCGATCCCAGCCGCGGTGGTGTGGCCGACGTGCGCAGCATTTTGCACACCAGCGGCCTGGAGGCCAGCTACGCCCTTTGGCTCTGCGAGGCCCTCGGCCATGGGGATGAACGGGTGCAACAACTGGCTCCCACCGATGCGATCCCCAGCGATCTCAACCCCCTACACCTGGTGGTGCTGCTGGCAGAGCCCGCGGCAGACCCAATCCCAGATCAGCTACCCCTCTTCGGCATCGAAGACGGCATTTACCTCCAGCACGACGACCGTCCCGGCCTGATGACCAAGCGGGAGGTGCGCATCCAGCTGCTGGCCGAGCTCGACTTGCCTCCCACGGGTGTGCTGTGGGACCTGGGGGCCGGCACCGGCAGCGTTGGGCTGGAAGCCCTGCGTCTGCAACCGCAGCTGCAACTCATGGCGGTGGAGCGTCGCAGCGGCGGCGGCAGACTGATCCACGCCAATGCCCGGCGCCTGGGAGTGGAGCCGGCGGCGGTGATCGAAGGCGATGCGCTCTCCGTTTTGGAGCAGCTGCCCGATCCCGATCGGGTGCTGCTGGGCGGCGGCGGCCGTCAACGCCAAGCGCTGTTGCAGGCGGTGATCGCGCGCATGAGGCCTGGCGGAGTGGTGGTAATTCCCATGGCCACCCTGGAAGCCGTGGGGGAACTGCGGCCACTGCTGAGCGAAGCCGGCTGGAGCGTGCGCATGCACCAACATCAGAGTTGGCGCGGGATGCCTCTGGCAGAAGGGACGCGGTTGTCGCCGATGAACCCGGTTCTGGTGCTGCAGGGCCGCAAGCTCCGGCACGGCCCTCCAGAATCGACGATCACGCACCGCTAA
- a CDS encoding DUF192 domain-containing protein codes for MDLPPQTLPPQTLPIEAQWCLDQRPSLCIALEVADTAWEQQLGMMQRPALPPLRGMWFPVKPSQPLRFWMHNTLAPLDMVFVRDGKVLDIAAQVPVCPGLPCPSYWADADQNARADFVDGVIEIGAGEAARLGIRVGDAVQIAPFGTSLTQ; via the coding sequence ATGGACCTGCCGCCTCAGACCCTGCCACCGCAGACTCTGCCGATCGAAGCGCAGTGGTGTCTGGATCAACGCCCGTCGCTGTGCATTGCCCTGGAAGTGGCCGACACGGCTTGGGAGCAGCAGCTGGGAATGATGCAACGGCCGGCTCTGCCACCCCTGCGTGGCATGTGGTTTCCGGTGAAGCCCTCCCAGCCACTGCGCTTTTGGATGCACAACACCCTTGCTCCGCTCGACATGGTGTTTGTGCGCGACGGCAAGGTGCTGGACATCGCTGCACAGGTGCCGGTCTGTCCTGGACTCCCATGCCCGTCGTATTGGGCGGATGCCGACCAGAACGCCCGTGCAGACTTCGTTGACGGTGTGATCGAAATCGGCGCCGGTGAGGCGGCACGGCTGGGTATTCGCGTGGGTGATGCTGTTCAAATCGCACCTTTTGGCACGTCGTTAACGCAATAA
- a CDS encoding response regulator transcription factor has product MTRIDANAIAHTGGDLVLLVGGQAVALADRLKASGYQPLDWGSGAASGVSAEGPSHPVAAILADDQADRVSDLRRRFGALPILIGVRDDSVAAREHVFACGADDFWFPSVGPSDLLQRLRLHLAIQAQSQQRRPMMQIGNLSVDLASRQVRRGSRPVALTAREYSLLLLLLEQRGTVVSRDRILREVWNDEQGSSSNVIEVYVRYLRQKLEESGEARLIHTIRGRGYCLSDGFPKLEPR; this is encoded by the coding sequence ATGACGCGCATCGATGCCAACGCGATTGCTCACACCGGCGGGGATTTGGTGCTGTTGGTGGGCGGCCAGGCGGTGGCCTTGGCGGACCGCTTGAAGGCCTCCGGTTACCAACCGCTCGACTGGGGCAGTGGCGCCGCCAGTGGAGTGTCCGCGGAAGGCCCATCCCATCCGGTCGCGGCGATTCTTGCCGATGATCAAGCGGACAGGGTCAGCGATCTGCGGCGCCGGTTCGGGGCGTTGCCGATCCTGATTGGCGTGCGGGACGACAGCGTGGCAGCTCGGGAGCACGTGTTCGCCTGCGGGGCGGATGACTTCTGGTTCCCCTCAGTTGGACCCAGTGATCTGCTCCAGCGCTTGCGCCTGCATCTGGCGATTCAGGCTCAGAGTCAGCAGCGGCGCCCCATGATGCAGATCGGCAACCTGAGTGTCGATCTGGCGTCCCGACAGGTGCGTCGGGGCAGTCGTCCGGTTGCTTTGACGGCGCGTGAATACTCCCTGCTGCTGCTGTTGTTGGAGCAACGCGGCACGGTAGTTAGTCGCGATCGGATTCTGCGCGAGGTCTGGAATGACGAGCAGGGATCCTCCAGCAATGTGATCGAGGTGTATGTGCGCTATCTGCGCCAGAAACTGGAGGAATCCGGAGAAGCCCGCCTGATTCATACCATCCGTGGCCGCGGCTACTGCCTCAGTGATGGGTTCCCCAAGCTGGAACCGCGCTGA
- a CDS encoding NAD(+) kinase, with the protein MPRVGLIVNDGKPLAVETATAIQSQLERGGHEVVRASSSGGMVGFANPDQHLRMLGYAACVPEGFDQSMVLAIVLGGDGTVLSAARQTAPVGVPILTINTGHLGFLAEAYLDDLDRALKQVLTQQWTIEERANLVVSVMRGDQRRWEALSLNEMALHREPLTSMCHFEIAIGRHAPVDISADGVILSTPTGSTAYALSAGGPVITPDCPVLQLTPIAPHSLASRALVFSDAEPVTVFPATPERLMMVVDGSAGCYVWPEDRVLIRRSDHPVRFVRLTDHEFFQVLRNKLGWGLPHVAKPDRP; encoded by the coding sequence GTGCCCCGGGTAGGACTGATCGTCAATGATGGCAAGCCATTGGCTGTCGAAACAGCCACTGCGATTCAGTCGCAACTTGAGCGTGGTGGCCATGAAGTGGTGCGCGCCAGTAGCTCGGGTGGGATGGTCGGCTTTGCCAATCCCGATCAGCACCTGCGCATGCTTGGTTATGCAGCTTGCGTGCCCGAGGGATTTGATCAGTCGATGGTGCTGGCGATCGTGCTGGGGGGCGATGGCACGGTGCTGTCGGCTGCGCGTCAGACGGCGCCGGTTGGTGTGCCGATTCTCACGATCAACACCGGTCATCTCGGCTTTCTTGCCGAGGCCTACCTCGATGACCTGGACCGGGCGCTGAAGCAGGTGCTCACCCAGCAGTGGACGATTGAAGAGCGCGCCAATCTGGTGGTGAGTGTGATGCGAGGGGATCAGCGTCGCTGGGAGGCGTTATCACTGAATGAGATGGCCCTGCATCGGGAACCGCTCACCAGCATGTGCCATTTCGAGATCGCGATCGGACGCCATGCGCCGGTGGATATCTCTGCCGATGGTGTGATCCTGTCGACGCCCACCGGCTCGACCGCCTATGCCCTCAGCGCCGGCGGTCCGGTGATCACGCCGGATTGCCCGGTGCTGCAGCTCACGCCGATCGCCCCCCATTCGCTGGCTTCACGGGCCCTGGTGTTCAGTGACGCTGAGCCGGTCACCGTGTTTCCGGCCACGCCCGAGCGTCTGATGATGGTGGTGGATGGCAGCGCAGGTTGTTATGTGTGGCCGGAAGACCGAGTGCTGATCCGTCGCAGTGACCATCCCGTGCGTTTCGTGCGGCTCACCGATCACGAGTTCTTTCAGGTGTTGCGCAACAAGTTGGGCTGGGGGCTTCCCCACGTGGCCAAGCCGGATCGCCCATGA
- a CDS encoding ferric reductase-like transmembrane domain-containing protein, protein MATLVIGAGLGLHFGVSGWTATSVKAGIDATGRSSLALFSMAFVASSVHRLWPSTASRWMLQNRRWIGLSFASSHAIHLALIVTMSFDFPDPFLSEQSAGKWLLGGVGYFFVALMALTSSNAAQRWMGMKHWKRLHVIGSYWLWAQFFLTYVSHIKQGPTDFYAPFLGFTVLLLVIRWIGHLRPNRPLSPVG, encoded by the coding sequence TTGGCCACCCTCGTCATCGGAGCCGGGCTTGGTTTGCATTTCGGTGTTTCTGGTTGGACGGCAACCTCAGTGAAGGCAGGAATTGATGCCACTGGCCGAAGTTCCCTGGCACTGTTTTCGATGGCTTTTGTGGCTTCGAGTGTGCATCGCCTCTGGCCATCGACTGCCAGTCGATGGATGCTTCAAAACCGGCGTTGGATTGGATTGAGTTTCGCGTCGTCCCATGCGATTCATCTGGCGTTGATCGTGACAATGTCGTTTGACTTCCCTGATCCCTTTCTCAGTGAGCAGTCGGCTGGCAAGTGGCTGCTAGGAGGGGTCGGCTATTTCTTTGTTGCCCTGATGGCACTGACGTCATCCAATGCCGCCCAGCGGTGGATGGGGATGAAGCACTGGAAGCGACTGCACGTCATCGGCTCCTATTGGCTCTGGGCTCAATTTTTTCTCACCTATGTGAGCCACATCAAGCAGGGCCCCACTGATTTTTATGCTCCCTTCCTTGGATTCACCGTGCTTCTCCTGGTGATCCGCTGGATTGGTCACCTCAGGCCCAACAGACCGTTGAGCCCTGTTGGCTAA
- the pheS gene encoding phenylalanine--tRNA ligase subunit alpha: MSATITLQQLTDQLDALEAEAAEAIAAAADAEALEQLRVGLLGKKGRLSGVLGAMGKLPGNERPLVGQRANVLKTQVQSLLGDRLQAVKQAAMEARIAAETLDVTATAQGTPMGHRHPLISTTEEIVDLFCGLGYQVEEGPEVETDHHNFTALNIPPDHPARDMQDTFYLKDNLLLRTHTSPVQIRHLENNAPPVRIVAPGRVYRRDAVDATHSPVFHQVEVLAIDEGLDFSHLRGTVMAFLKAFFGDLPVRFRASYFPFTEPSAEVDVQWRGRWLEVMGCGMVDPAVLEGLGLDPERYSGFAAGLGVERFCMVRHGIDDIRRLYTSDLRFLEQF; encoded by the coding sequence GTGAGCGCCACCATCACCCTGCAGCAGCTCACCGATCAGCTCGATGCGCTGGAAGCTGAGGCCGCCGAAGCCATTGCAGCAGCTGCGGATGCCGAGGCGCTTGAGCAGTTGCGTGTCGGCTTGCTCGGCAAGAAGGGCCGGCTCTCCGGTGTGCTTGGTGCGATGGGCAAGTTGCCTGGCAATGAACGGCCTTTGGTAGGGCAGCGGGCGAACGTGCTCAAGACCCAAGTGCAGTCATTGCTGGGTGATCGTTTGCAGGCGGTGAAACAGGCCGCCATGGAGGCGCGCATCGCTGCCGAAACTCTGGATGTCACAGCGACCGCCCAGGGAACACCGATGGGGCACCGTCACCCCCTGATCTCCACCACAGAGGAGATCGTTGATCTGTTCTGCGGACTGGGATATCAGGTGGAGGAAGGCCCAGAGGTGGAAACCGACCATCACAATTTCACCGCGCTGAACATTCCACCGGACCATCCGGCCCGGGACATGCAGGACACCTTTTATCTGAAAGACAACCTGCTGCTGCGCACCCACACCTCACCGGTGCAGATCCGCCATCTTGAGAACAACGCACCACCGGTAAGGATCGTGGCTCCCGGCCGCGTGTATCGCCGTGATGCGGTGGATGCCACCCATTCCCCTGTGTTTCACCAGGTGGAGGTGCTCGCGATCGATGAGGGTTTGGATTTCAGCCACCTGCGCGGCACGGTGATGGCCTTTCTCAAGGCCTTCTTCGGTGATCTGCCGGTGCGGTTCCGTGCCAGCTATTTCCCCTTCACCGAGCCTTCCGCAGAGGTGGATGTGCAATGGCGTGGCCGCTGGCTGGAAGTGATGGGCTGTGGCATGGTCGATCCTGCTGTGCTGGAGGGTCTGGGTCTGGATCCCGAGCGTTACAGCGGTTTTGCGGCCGGCCTGGGTGTGGAGCGGTTCTGCATGGTGCGCCATGGCATTGATGACATCCGCCGGCTTTACACCAGTGATTTGCGCTTTCTTGAGCAGTTTTAA
- the surE gene encoding 5'/3'-nucleotidase SurE, with amino-acid sequence MAPLRILISNDDGVFADGIKALALAAAGRGHQVTVVCPDKERSATGHGLTLQQPIRAERADQLFGNGITAWACSGTPADCVKLALFELLDAPPDLVLSGINHGPNLGTDVFCSGTVAAAMEGTLEQRPAMAVSSACFKWRDFEGAAQIAVDAAESALREGWPENLLLNLNLPPCRAETMGPMRWTRLSIRRYDEQFSPRKDPQGRTYYWLAGEVVEDLESGGDGPRDWPTDVAQIEANAPSLTPIQPELFWRGSLGSLPQLELGGQRVR; translated from the coding sequence ATGGCCCCGCTGAGGATCCTGATCAGCAATGACGACGGCGTGTTTGCCGACGGCATCAAAGCCCTGGCCTTAGCCGCCGCCGGCCGTGGCCACCAAGTGACAGTGGTCTGTCCTGACAAGGAGCGCTCCGCCACTGGCCACGGGCTCACCCTGCAGCAACCGATCCGAGCCGAGCGCGCTGACCAGTTGTTTGGCAACGGCATCACCGCCTGGGCCTGCAGCGGCACACCAGCTGATTGTGTGAAGTTGGCACTGTTCGAACTTTTGGATGCACCACCAGACCTGGTGCTTTCGGGCATCAACCACGGTCCCAATCTCGGCACCGACGTGTTCTGTTCCGGCACCGTGGCTGCTGCCATGGAGGGTACGCTCGAGCAGCGGCCCGCCATGGCTGTGAGCAGCGCCTGCTTCAAGTGGCGCGATTTCGAGGGGGCCGCACAGATTGCTGTTGACGCCGCCGAATCAGCACTCCGGGAAGGCTGGCCAGAGAACCTCCTGCTCAATCTCAACCTGCCGCCCTGCAGGGCGGAGACCATGGGACCGATGCGCTGGACCCGTCTGTCGATCCGTCGTTACGACGAACAGTTCAGCCCACGCAAAGACCCCCAGGGACGCACGTATTACTGGCTCGCCGGTGAAGTGGTGGAAGATCTGGAATCAGGCGGCGACGGCCCCCGTGATTGGCCCACGGATGTGGCTCAGATCGAAGCGAACGCCCCGTCACTCACCCCCATCCAGCCAGAGCTGTTCTGGCGCGGCTCCCTGGGCAGCCTTCCGCAACTGGAATTAGGAGGTCAGCGAGTGCGGTAA
- a CDS encoding DUF3611 family protein, producing MADRLDFQLLALGLRRTAWIRFWIQTALGVVVVGVLMFNNIGGSLSRNADRAVGLSPGLSLTTLSFLVLLFSLWQGWLIVRLGRALDSGARPSRGEASRLIKRGILADLLGLVFAAVGYQSLAGALFVQASQQTPGIAIGGQGVAENLAITSLEMLSVLSNTQVLFAHLIGLLFSLWLLQRIYRTR from the coding sequence ATGGCTGATCGGCTCGACTTCCAGTTGCTGGCCCTCGGCCTGCGCCGCACCGCTTGGATCCGCTTCTGGATTCAGACCGCCCTCGGCGTGGTGGTGGTCGGGGTGCTGATGTTCAACAACATCGGCGGCAGCCTCTCCCGCAATGCCGATCGGGCTGTGGGCCTGAGCCCTGGCCTGTCGCTCACCACCCTGTCGTTTTTGGTGCTGCTGTTCAGCCTCTGGCAGGGATGGCTGATCGTGCGCCTAGGTCGCGCACTCGACAGTGGGGCGCGTCCCAGCCGGGGCGAAGCCAGTCGGTTGATCAAGCGCGGAATCTTGGCCGATCTGCTCGGCTTGGTGTTCGCGGCAGTGGGGTATCAGTCGCTCGCGGGTGCCTTGTTTGTTCAAGCGTCCCAGCAGACCCCCGGCATTGCCATTGGTGGCCAGGGAGTGGCTGAAAACCTGGCAATCACCTCGCTGGAGATGCTTTCGGTGTTGAGCAACACCCAGGTGTTGTTCGCGCACCTGATCGGCTTGTTGTTCTCGCTGTGGTTGCTGCAGCGGATTTACCGCACTCGCTGA
- a CDS encoding bifunctional riboflavin kinase/FAD synthetase produces the protein MIPLCSPQQACTPTALALGSFDGLHAGHRRVIDAVCREPAGGIPTVVSFWPHPREVLHGEPRLRLDLPEEKLNLLAPLGIQQLVLVPFNRELAQLSASRFVEEMLIGTLQARHIAVGANFRFGRGREGGAETLKALAEAAGVRVTVVPILEDPGGRMSSSRIRQALSEGDLITARELLQRAYQFQGTVVQGRGLGHQLGWPTANLQVDGRKFLPGLGVYAAWAWVDGENAALPAVMNLGPQPTVDPDSPSAVEVHLLDTRRDLEGRTLRVEPVERLRGQCRFSGLEELSAQISRDAQQARERLQETAG, from the coding sequence TTGATCCCTCTCTGCTCGCCACAGCAGGCCTGCACGCCCACCGCCCTTGCTCTGGGCAGCTTCGATGGCCTGCATGCCGGACACCGGCGGGTGATCGATGCCGTGTGCCGCGAGCCGGCCGGCGGCATCCCCACCGTGGTGAGCTTCTGGCCTCACCCCCGAGAGGTGCTGCATGGGGAGCCAAGACTGCGCCTCGACCTGCCTGAGGAAAAACTGAATCTTCTGGCCCCCCTGGGCATCCAGCAACTGGTGCTGGTGCCCTTCAACCGGGAGCTGGCGCAGCTGAGTGCCAGCCGCTTCGTGGAGGAGATGCTGATCGGAACTCTGCAGGCACGTCACATCGCTGTGGGGGCCAACTTCCGCTTTGGCCGCGGTCGCGAAGGCGGAGCCGAAACATTGAAGGCGCTGGCGGAAGCCGCCGGCGTGCGTGTAACCGTCGTGCCGATCCTGGAGGATCCAGGTGGCCGTATGAGCAGCAGCCGGATTCGCCAGGCCCTCAGCGAGGGTGACCTGATCACTGCGCGCGAGCTGCTCCAGCGGGCCTATCAATTTCAGGGAACCGTCGTTCAGGGCCGAGGCCTTGGCCATCAGCTCGGCTGGCCCACCGCCAATCTTCAGGTGGATGGGCGCAAGTTTTTACCGGGACTGGGGGTGTACGCGGCCTGGGCCTGGGTGGATGGTGAAAACGCTGCATTGCCCGCCGTAATGAACCTCGGACCGCAACCCACCGTCGACCCCGACTCGCCCTCCGCCGTGGAGGTGCATCTGCTCGACACAAGGCGGGACCTAGAGGGGCGCACCCTCAGGGTGGAGCCCGTGGAACGGCTGCGGGGCCAGTGCCGCTTCTCTGGCCTGGAGGAACTCAGTGCGCAGATCAGTCGCGATGCCCAGCAGGCACGAGAGCGACTTCAGGAAACGGCGGGGTAA
- a CDS encoding thiamine phosphate synthase, producing the protein MEPMPVAPSTEPRVARLIDANLDRAREGLRVIEDWCRFGLDREDLVVPLKDWRQQLGLLHADLYRQARSTATDTAAGLSHPAQQTRTDSSQVVKANASRVQEALRVIEEFARTTDAPLAATAATVRYALYDLEVRILEACAYNRRRQQLEGAKLCLITDPGFDGNSSAMLKRVEAALNAGITLVQYRRKQGDDRLRLQEARQLAELCRRHQALFIVNDRIDLALLVNADGVHLGQDDLPHAEARELLGSDKLIGRSTHRLEHLMKAQDDGADYVGVGPVFATRTKAGRTPAGLDWVRNAHAAATVPWFAIGGIDASTIAEVRAAGASRVAVVSAIMAADDPVEASQQLLHQLA; encoded by the coding sequence ATGGAACCGATGCCTGTCGCCCCCAGCACTGAGCCACGTGTTGCAAGGCTGATCGACGCCAACCTGGACAGGGCCCGTGAGGGACTGCGGGTGATCGAGGACTGGTGCCGCTTCGGGCTGGACCGCGAGGACCTTGTGGTGCCCCTGAAAGATTGGCGCCAGCAGCTCGGATTGCTACATGCGGATTTGTATCGGCAGGCACGCTCCACCGCCACCGACACCGCTGCTGGCCTCAGCCACCCAGCGCAGCAGACACGCACGGACAGCAGCCAGGTGGTGAAGGCCAATGCCAGTCGTGTGCAGGAAGCCCTACGGGTGATCGAGGAGTTTGCCCGCACCACTGACGCCCCCCTGGCCGCCACAGCAGCCACGGTGCGTTACGCCCTCTATGACCTTGAAGTGCGCATCCTTGAGGCCTGCGCTTACAACCGTCGGCGTCAGCAGTTAGAGGGGGCCAAGCTCTGCTTGATCACCGACCCAGGTTTTGATGGCAACAGCAGCGCGATGCTGAAGCGGGTGGAGGCGGCTTTGAACGCTGGCATCACCCTGGTGCAATACCGGAGAAAGCAGGGCGACGATCGGTTGCGACTTCAGGAGGCCAGGCAACTCGCTGAGTTGTGCCGCCGTCACCAAGCCCTGTTCATCGTCAACGACCGCATCGATCTTGCACTCCTGGTGAATGCCGATGGCGTGCATCTCGGCCAAGACGACCTGCCCCATGCAGAAGCGCGTGAGCTGCTGGGTAGCGACAAGCTGATTGGTCGCAGCACCCACCGGCTTGAGCATCTGATGAAGGCCCAAGACGACGGTGCTGACTACGTCGGAGTTGGGCCTGTGTTTGCCACCCGCACCAAAGCCGGCCGGACCCCTGCAGGACTCGATTGGGTGCGCAATGCCCATGCGGCCGCCACGGTGCCCTGGTTCGCCATCGGTGGCATTGACGCCAGCACGATTGCCGAAGTTCGTGCGGCCGGCGCCTCCCGCGTTGCCGTAGTGAGCGCGATCATGGCGGCTGATGACCCTGTAGAGGCCAGCCAGCAGCTGCTCCACCAGCTCGCCTGA
- the thiS gene encoding sulfur carrier protein ThiS, translating to MQLKVNGEQRNLDAGLTRLNQVIEALGHHPKLVVVEFNGLILTPDLWAQQAVKDGDSLEIVTIVGGGS from the coding sequence ATGCAGCTCAAGGTGAATGGTGAACAGCGCAATCTCGATGCAGGCCTGACACGCCTCAACCAAGTGATCGAAGCCCTCGGCCATCACCCCAAGTTGGTGGTGGTGGAATTCAACGGGTTGATCCTCACGCCGGATCTCTGGGCGCAGCAGGCTGTAAAGGATGGTGACAGCCTCGAGATCGTCACCATCGTGGGCGGGGGTTCCTAG